AAATGCTCTTCCAGCGTACGAATGTGCCGGCTCACCGCGCTTTGAGTAATGGACAACTCCTCGGCCGCACGGGTGAACGAGCTGTGACGCGCCGCAGCCTCGAAGGCGCGCAGGGCATAAAGCGGAGGAAGACGACGAGACATCAGGAAAATTCCTATAGCGCAGACGGCGAGCCCGATAAACAGCATGAGTTTTAATCATGCGAGCAATCGTTTTTATCCTTTTGTGCAATTGCCTGCAAGCGCCGAAAATCATCGGCTCCCACCCCTTCATGGAAGACGAGCGTGATGATCATGCAGCATCCAGCACGTACCGAACTGCGAGCCATCATGCGGCTGGCGGGGCCGTTGATTGCCTCGCAGTTGGCGCACATGCTGATGGTCCTCACCGACACCCTGATGATGGCCAAAATCAGCCCCGAAGCGCTGGCAGGGGGTGGTCTGGGCGCAGCGAGTTACTCGTTCGTGTCGATTTTCTGTATCGGCGTGATTGCCGCTGTCGGCACCCTGGTATCAATCCGTCACGGTGCGGGTGACATCATCGGTGCCGCACGGCTGACCCAGGCCGGGATCTGGCTGGCGTGCCTGATGGCCGTGGTGGCAGGCCTGCTGCTGTGGAACCTCAAGCCGGTGTTGTTGCTGTTCGGGCAAACCGAAAGCAACGTCACCATGGCCGGCCAGTTCCTGACGATCCTGCCATTCGCCCTGCCCGGTTACCTGACGTTCATGGCATTGCGCGGCTTCACCAGCGCCATTGGCCGGGCAGCTCCGGTGATGGTGATCAGCGTGATCGGCACCGTGGCCAACTTTGTACTGAACTACGCGCTGATAACCGGGATGTTCGGCCTGCCGAAAATGGGCTTGGTGGGCATCGGCCTGGTCACCGCTATCGTTGCCAGCTGCATGGCGTTGGGCCTGGCTTGGCACATTCATCGGCATCCGGCGTACGCGGCCTATCCGTTGCGCAAGGGCCTGTCACGGCTCAATGGCCAGTACCTGCGCGAGCTGTGGCGCCTGGGCCTGCCTATTGGCGGCACTTATGCGGTGGAGGTCGGCCTGTTCGCCTTCGCAGCCTTGTGCATGGGCACCATGGGCAGTACCCAGCTCGGCGCCCATCAGATCGCCCTGCAAATTGTTTCGGTGGCATTCATGGTGCCCGCAGGCATGTCTTATGCGATCACCATGCGCATCGGCCAGCACTATGGCGCAGGGCAATTGCTCGACGCGCGCCTGGCCGGGCGGGTCGGCATTGGCTTTGGCGCGTTGCTGATGCTGGGTTTCGCCATGGTGTTCTGGCTGCTGCCGAATCAACTGGTGGGCTTGTTCCTCGATCACGACGACCCGGCGTTTGCCCAAGTGATCGCCCTGGCAGTGAGCCTTCTTGCGGTGGCCGCATGGTTCGAGCTGTTCGATGGCGTACAAACCATCGCCATGGGCTGCATCCGCGGGCTGAAGGACGCCAAGACCACCTTTCTCGTGGGTCTGGGTTGCTACTGGCTGATTGGTGCACCGGCGGCCTGGTGGATGGCGTTTCATCTCGCCTGGGGGCCTACCGGCGTCTGGTGGGGGCTGGCGC
This region of Pseudomonas fluorescens genomic DNA includes:
- a CDS encoding NorM family multidrug efflux MATE transporter; protein product: MQHPARTELRAIMRLAGPLIASQLAHMLMVLTDTLMMAKISPEALAGGGLGAASYSFVSIFCIGVIAAVGTLVSIRHGAGDIIGAARLTQAGIWLACLMAVVAGLLLWNLKPVLLLFGQTESNVTMAGQFLTILPFALPGYLTFMALRGFTSAIGRAAPVMVISVIGTVANFVLNYALITGMFGLPKMGLVGIGLVTAIVASCMALGLAWHIHRHPAYAAYPLRKGLSRLNGQYLRELWRLGLPIGGTYAVEVGLFAFAALCMGTMGSTQLGAHQIALQIVSVAFMVPAGMSYAITMRIGQHYGAGQLLDARLAGRVGIGFGALLMLGFAMVFWLLPNQLVGLFLDHDDPAFAQVIALAVSLLAVAAWFELFDGVQTIAMGCIRGLKDAKTTFLVGLGCYWLIGAPAAWWMAFHLAWGPTGVWWGLALGLACAAVSLTLAFEWKMQRMIRQEPSVQAGFRMTQAD